AATGGACAAAAAACCAACGAGACGAAGCCTCGTCTAGGGAAGGATGAAGTCGACGTCTTGGAGTTTGAATTCAACAAGAACCCAAAGCCTACCACTCAAACCAAGCGTGGTTATGCGGATAGTATGGGTGTCGAGTTGTCAAGAATTAATGTAAGAACAACAATTGAAGTCAGCTCTGAAGTCTTGATACTGATATGTAGTAGAACTGGTTCCAGAATCGTCGAGCCAAACGCAagcaagagaagaaaaccGAAGCATATGAGGCTGGTCAAGCGCGGGAAGCATTGGGATACTCGGTCTCCGCGCCTTCATCTCCGGAATTTCCTCAAAGCAATTACAATATCGACTATCCAATGGTACCCCAACAATCTTCTTCGATGTCATTTCCTACATCCGGTCCTCCACCAGCCACCGCACCTTATAATCcccaatatcaaaacccCACCACCGCGAGTCTCGAGTCTCTTCAACGTACCATGGCTGCTGCTCAAGCCGGCAATCCAAATGGAGAGTTTTCGGGTAACTTCAATGTACATCACAACGATCCTCTTCAGCTGGCAGGTATGCTAGGTATGGGAGAGACATCTGATCTTGATCGTGCTCAATTCCCAACTGCCAATGCCTTCAACTATGACGattcattcaatttccaGCCtacattcaatcaaaatatcttcGATGAACCAGAGCAACTAGAGCCATTTGGCACTGGCGAATCTGGTCATACACCAACAGCATTTAACACTTTCCCTGACGAAAGCAATGCGAGATCGCTCTCCACAGCTTCCGCTTCATCTCAACCTTTCACGGGTGTTGTTACATATAGACCAGCGAAAGTTCCATCTGTAGATGACACCACTGACGAAGCAACACATCAATTTTCATCTCCCCCACCCTCCTCGAGATCGTTCAAGTCTCCACGTCCTCCAACAGATCTATTCGCCAGGCGGAAGAAGGTTCAAGTTAAACCAGCCGCCTTGGGAACCGATACAATGAGAAGTAGACCAGCAATGGGACCACGGACTGTATCAAATGTAGATGGATTCCGTCGCCAAGTTGCCAGTCCTCTACCTTCACCAATGCGCAGGATTGTCTCAGCTGGAGGAAACGTTCTTACTGGACGTATTCAGAAGCCTGGAATAGAGTCTGCGCAGCGGTCACCTATAAATATACACGGATTCGAAAATGCTGGTTCCTTCATGGAACAACATTACCACTTGATTCGCCAACCTAGCTTGACAGCCGGTTCATCTCTCACAAGTAGCTTGGCACCACCAACTCCTATGTCGCCTAGAGAGAGGCATATGACActgaaaagagagaattcaTCGTCTCACGAAGATGACTTAAATTTCATGTTCGATTTGCCTGGCGGCCATGATGGTCTTCCCACTTTGATAGACCCTAACCAGACCACCGACCAAACGCCTCCAGAGACACCCCAAGCCTCATTAGGActccaacaaacaaacatatcCGGATGGCCAAATAACACTGAGCACAACAATACAGAGCAGCACTGGAATTACGACATCCCAGATGACCCTCTCTACACACCCAGCCACGATCACTTCGCGACCGAGTTATCAATGCCTCAGCCTTCATATGCTAGCCAACCAGTAACCCCTGCTTTTGGTAGTTTCAACCAAGGAGGTCTCCTTCTAGGCAACGGTCATGATTCTCCACAGTTCAACAATAACGCCAGCCCTTTGTACACATTGTCGAATCATGGCGGGTCTGCTGAATACGCCTTTCCACATGATGCCCTCACACCATTCTCGAACATTGGCTTGGTGGGCAGCTCTCCAACCATGACAACGAAGCAgaaacaatatcaattctccaATGTCACTCCCGCTGACTATTCGGAGAAATAAAGAGTCAAGAAAAGTCCATTTCTGCAGTGGGGTTCTCGGGTTTGACGAATGAGAACCGCGTTCCTAGAATATTCAGCAGCGTGATTGTTTTCGgagttttgatttatttgacATTGGCAGCCGTCCTTTATTGACGAAGCATTGATATCCCACAAATCGTAGACCAGTTcgattttaaaataataattggCATTGTATATTAGCAACAATTACCCGCGGGTGTTGGCATCCAAGCGTTTCATTTTGTACCTCCAcagttttttgttttttgttttgaatttttcCATTTGCAATCGTTCTCACCTGGTTGGTGACACGATTCCACTCacttaattaataatttctGGAGGACATGGGTATCGTGTCGTTTTTGTTAATGTTCATGATATATAGGGGGAGAGGCAGGAGAAGGAATGTGGATTCGAAGAGGCGGagaggaatggaatgggatggggaaaTGAGGGAAGGATTAGGAAGGAAGATATACCCCCAAAAGCAGGCTACATTTTGGCAAAGTCTTTTCGATGAGTCTCAGCAgaggattttctttttctcagAGAAAAATTCATTGTTTTCTTCGTTTACTTGGTGTTGGGGATGTGATGGCGTTTCTGGGGAGGCAGCAATGGCGTCGACTACTGGGAAAGGGGGgattggatatggatggatggataggcATGGACTGATTGATAGGGAAAGGGGTCTTTACtttctgtctgtctgtctgtttGTCTTGTCTGCTCGTCTATGTGATGTTTGTATAGTGCTTCACTGAAATAGAAGACTCATTTACAACATACTGTTGACTGtattgtatatttgaatGTATGCGTGAGCCTTCAACTATTATCGAAGTTGTGATTTATTTGCGATCCTCATGCATTGTTTGGAGAgtgaaaagatgaaaaggTATCCATCGTATTATCCTTCCTGCTGTGTTCAAGGAAGTTGGCTTTATCTCTTCACATAAAGCTTTCCACTTGTTATCTGCGTCTCTCCCGGCCGGCTCACCCCAATAACACTGATAACATGACATTCTCTAGATATCTCTGATTTGTATGTAAGATCCTCACTCCGGTATGGATTTCAGGAATGCACACCTACTTGTTGGACACGCGACGCAAAGTTGGGGATTAGACATCTAAACACCAAGTCCCATTGTCCCATTCAATTTTAAGTTTTGAGGCATCAACATTCCATAAAAAATCGAAGATCAAGGCTTTCAATGCCCACTTCGTTTTGAACATTCACCCTTCATTTTCCAGAAAGTCTTGAACGTTAAGATTCCGGTTTGCCGTTCAGCCTGAGACATCAAGTTTCGATCTTCAACTCAATCTTCAACGTTGAACCCCTATTGCTCCACCCAACTTTGGGCGATCATTTTTGGATTACCGCTCTGAACATTCACATTTTGGCATCTCAATGAACCCAATTCTATGCTACCTTTTGCGAACAAGCTAACATGATTCAGGATGTCTTTCATGCAGAACAAAAcggagatttgaagattcgcGATGTTACTACCATAACCTCACCGCCACACGGGTAACGACTCACCGACGTCtattgttcttcttctaGCGCCATCTTGGATCCCGCGTCTGTAGGGATAAGATCTCAGATATGTTCCAGTATAATGATTTTGACATTAAacctctttcttcaaccccTCCCAGCCATTCCAAGATTGCCCACCTTAACTCATGTATAGTCTAAGCCTTTAATCTTTGTCCAGCTATATCGTCTTGAGCATCCTTGATCAAAAAACTATACCTAGATTAGCATAATTCTCTGACCGCACCATATCGCAGCGGAGAAGAATTCATGAAGAACATACCTGTAGAAAATCATAGTTGGAGCCACCGTCCCCAAATGCCACAAACTATGTGCGTCCAAACATCCCAACCAAGGTGGGAAATCCACCAACTCCAAACTCATTGCCATGAAAATCCACGCAACTACTAATCCTGGCCATGTTGCCCATGCCCTCTTACTCTTCCGGTATTTTTCAAATGAGAACCAACTCCATAAAGAATTTTGTATTACCCCAACCACGACATTTGCAGCCATGTTATAAGTATAATCCCAATCCCACCACTTCAAATAAACAACATGTGCGATATAGCAGACGATGCATAGAAGAGTCCAGGCACGTAGTATAGACTTTGTGCGTTTTCCGCCACGATCCATACGAAAGATTCGAATGGGAGTATAGTACATGCCGTACAAAACACTTCCTCCTGCCGCGAAATAATCCATTTGTTCCGTGAAAGCGAAGTCCCTCGTATGAAACACCATGCTGGCCACCCAACTCATCATTCCCGCATATGATAGCATGACATAGTATTTTCGCATACTATAATCCTCGGGAATCTGAGTAGTTACTCTTGCAAGTCCGTTGTGATGCGCCATGAAGTTGAAGAGCGAAAAGAGGACAGAGAAAGGCTCTTGCATGCCGAGGAAACGATAGAATGGCCATTTTCCATGGAATTGAACAATGGGCTGTGAGGATTTAACGCGCAAGTCGGTAATTATATGTTGGCAGGTATAATCGCATTCGGCGGGGCAAGTCCAGAAGAGAAGTCGATGATGGAGTGCTGTGTCTTGTTAGTTTTTCATGcacgagaagaaagaataagAACTGCAGTAAGAGACATTTGACATACGAATCTTCGTGCCACCTCCAACTTGGTTGTCGCAATTCTCACGTTGACAGACCTGAAtgtttattagtatttgaCAGCAAGTAAACAAACCCAATACAAGCTCCAAGGAAATTCACACCTCAACACATTGTTTAAATTCTGGCAATCGATCACCAGTACTCGCATCTGCGACACTCAAGAGCCCAAGCACCGCGATGCAGAGCAAAATGGTCAGTCTATGCCTGATAATCATTATGATATCGTCAATGTGGTTAATGTTGAGATGAAATTGGAATCTGACATGTcgatataatattaaatgatGCAGGTGCCGGTTAAGCTACGGTACGGGATGTGCGGAATCTAGCACACTGAGGCTCTGACAGTCTCTTATCAGCACGTGGTTATTATCTACTTAGGAAAAGGTGACGAGGAATCAATTAGTCAGGGGCCGTAACTCAGTGGTAGAGTGCCTCGTTTGCATTGTCAAGATTCTATCCGAAGCTCTTGGTGGTATATATTTCGATGAAGTCCAGAGTTCGATCCTCTGCCGCTCCATAGCCaatctaattgatttttgaattttttttggaggatATCTAGAAGTGTTCAAAGATTTCCACATAGTTTTGTTGGCGAGAAATTGAGTTTTGTGGGGTAAGCGAGGGGGGTAAACCTTATAATTCATTGCAGTTCAATATACCTATATTGAAGGCCAGTTGTCTTTTAGTAGGAAGGCGTTGGATTAAATACTCATATAAGGTTCCTGAGAGCGTCTCCAAGCTTGAGAAAACAATGGTCAGTAATACATACTTGATTAACATAGGTAGCTTTAGACTTCTCGTTTTGCCCCTCTTTTTTCACTTTAGGCTCCACGCAGTCTACTCAGAATCAACGTACACCACAACCCGTGACTCGTATTCTCATTTTTCTACGTCCAAAACCAAAATGGTGCTCAATCATTTAGATATCACCCTTCATAACATCATTCCCCTTACCTAGTGCGTCATACGTGTTGATAGCCAGTGTATCTCATCCCAAAATACCTACCTTCTTATGTGTTACTTGCGATTTCTTCAAGACTAGGGCAAAACCTCGTGGTAGTCCTCGAGTTTTAGATGCCAGCCCAGGATGGCCAAGATTAAACAGGAAGTATTCGAGGTCAGTAGCATGTAGCCAAAAGAAAGTCTCACCATCTTTTCTATCGAAAGATCCATCCGCGCTCGACAGATTTCTTGGACAAAAaatatatgtacatatatatcattGATCCGCCGATCCGTTGAGCAACGCCAGAGATTGCTTTTCATTTATCACTCTCATGCGTCAGCTTCTTCTGTGAATAACATTCAATCAACTTACCCCAGCATGCCATATTTCTTTGGAATCGGGAACTGTGGTCAAGCTCAAGGGCCCTTGCTGTCAAGATAATCAATGACTGAGTGATATTGAATACAGTTTTAAAACTCTCTTTAAACCTTACTACGCCGATACTTGTTGGCAAGGCTCCGCTATCAAATTTAACTAAATTTGATGATGACGCTTTTGATGATTCGAGATGTTTTGTCTACTCTTTTCAACTCTTCCCTTTCAGAATGAAAATTGAGAATCAATCACTGGAGAATCTAGAGAATCTAGGTGGTAGCATTCCTACAATTACGAGGTTATATATTCCATGACGTAGATTCTCGCACAACATCACAGTGACATTTTGTTCAGCGTTTCGAGACTCATCGTCCTATCTATCCTTAGTTCAAGAACAGAATAaaatgagagatttgaaaCGCACTACCTTGAATAATAACTATAATTTCAACGAGCTTTCG
The sequence above is drawn from the Botrytis cinerea B05.10 chromosome 11, complete sequence genome and encodes:
- the Bchox3 gene encoding Bchox3 codes for the protein MDYVQPYQHFSHHPNHDQLISQMTSGGVYNDHQYGYTLSQHQPNMMNMANGQKTNETKPRLGKDEVDVLEFEFNKNPKPTTQTKRGYADSMGVELSRINNWFQNRRAKRKQEKKTEAYEAGQAREALGYSVSAPSSPEFPQSNYNIDYPMVPQQSSSMSFPTSGPPPATAPYNPQYQNPTTASLESLQRTMAAAQAGNPNGEFSGNFNVHHNDPLQLAGMLGMGETSDLDRAQFPTANAFNYDDSFNFQPTFNQNIFDEPEQLEPFGTGESGHTPTAFNTFPDESNARSLSTASASSQPFTGVVTYRPAKVPSVDDTTDEATHQFSSPPPSSRSFKSPRPPTDLFARRKKVQVKPAALGTDTMRSRPAMGPRTVSNVDGFRRQVASPLPSPMRRIVSAGGNVLTGRIQKPGIESAQRSPINIHGFENAGSFMEQHYHLIRQPSLTAGSSLTSSLAPPTPMSPRERHMTLKRENSSSHEDDLNFMFDLPGGHDGLPTLIDPNQTTDQTPPETPQASLGLQQTNISGWPNNTEHNNTEQHWNYDIPDDPLYTPSHDHFATELSMPQPSYASQPVTPAFGSFNQGGLLLGNGHDSPQFNNNASPLYTLSNHGGSAEYAFPHDALTPFSNIGLVGSSPTMTTKQKQYQFSNVTPADYSEK
- the Bcper1 gene encoding Bcper1 — protein: MIIRHRLTILLCIAVLGLLSVADASTGDRLPEFKQCVEVCQRENCDNQVGGGTKIPLHHRLLFWTCPAECDYTCQHIITDLRVKSSQPIVQFHGKWPFYRFLGMQEPFSVLFSLFNFMAHHNGLARVTTQIPEDYSMRKYYVMLSYAGMMSWVASMVFHTRDFAFTEQMDYFAAGGSVLYGMYYTPIRIFRMDRGGKRTKSILRAWTLLCIVCYIAHVVYLKWWDWDYTYNMAANVVVGVIQNSLWSWFSFEKYRKSKRAWATWPGLVVAWIFMAMSLELVDFPPWLGCLDAHSLWHLGTVAPTMIFYSFLIKDAQDDIAGQRLKA